One window of Brevibacillus choshinensis genomic DNA carries:
- a CDS encoding vWA domain-containing protein: MKKSADSDKSSSRVSDDSTQMESSGFGAPKYHQANPESVSEEAKQKERDFRKKLNQDAREIISDSIHKKVKLIVHRPDYDLENQHEYVRLSQGLMPIVQEIARKTLPYLEHEVSSDFARNRYYGSKFQADSVAYRDYKYFAKKRPPTEYPSLVVGIRVDESASMSAYGRLEAAKRAVIAVYEYCQLCNIPILIYGDTADVSKMEQMSIFAYADSDKMDANDRFRLMKIRARSNNRDGMALRIMAERLAVSPQKTKLLISISDGQPKAMDDYTGSYAVKDMQQTIQEYERKGITFLAAAIGQDKDVISEIYGNERFLDITNLHEFPAKLVRIIARYL, translated from the coding sequence TTGAAAAAATCTGCCGATAGTGACAAAAGCTCTTCCCGTGTCTCTGATGATTCTACCCAAATGGAAAGTTCAGGTTTTGGGGCCCCCAAATATCATCAGGCAAATCCTGAATCAGTGTCAGAGGAAGCGAAACAAAAGGAACGCGATTTCCGTAAAAAGCTGAATCAAGACGCAAGAGAGATTATTTCCGATTCAATTCATAAAAAAGTAAAGCTCATTGTTCACCGTCCAGACTACGATCTGGAAAACCAACACGAATATGTCCGTCTAAGTCAGGGACTTATGCCAATCGTGCAAGAGATTGCCAGAAAGACACTTCCGTACTTGGAACATGAGGTGTCTTCCGACTTTGCGAGGAATCGTTACTATGGCAGTAAATTTCAAGCAGACAGTGTTGCATATAGGGATTACAAGTATTTTGCCAAGAAACGTCCTCCAACTGAATACCCTTCTCTTGTGGTTGGTATAAGGGTTGATGAATCCGCATCTATGTCAGCTTACGGGAGATTAGAAGCAGCAAAACGAGCAGTAATCGCAGTATACGAATATTGTCAACTTTGTAATATTCCCATATTGATCTACGGCGATACTGCAGATGTTTCCAAGATGGAGCAAATGTCCATCTTTGCATATGCCGACTCTGATAAAATGGATGCCAATGATCGCTTCAGGTTAATGAAGATTCGTGCCAGAAGTAATAATCGCGATGGAATGGCTCTTAGAATTATGGCGGAACGGTTAGCCGTTTCCCCCCAAAAGACAAAACTGTTGATTAGCATAAGTGACGGACAACCTAAAGCAATGGATGACTATACCGGAAGTTATGCTGTTAAAGATATGCAACAGACAATACAGGAATATGAACGGAAAGGAATTACATTTCTTGCAGCTGCAATAGGTCAGGACAAGGATGTGATTAGTGAAATCTATGGGAATGAAAGATTTTTGGATATTACAAATTTACATGAGTTCCCTGCAAAGTTAGTTCGGATAATCGCTCGGTATTTGTAA
- a CDS encoding MFS transporter: MSNKVEGLLTNTDFRRLWIGQTASQFGSQVALLGMPLVAALYLGASPMQMGLLGFAEYAPFIIFGLLAGVWIDRFPRRPILVAANFFRGALLLIVPLTALIGFLNMTVLYLVAFIVGICTVFFDVAYTSFLPSIVSKEQLVDGNSKLETSKSTAQIAGPGLSGGLEQLITAPFAILFTSVSFFVSAVYIARIRKLETVVTDAKKPKNMWLEIKEGLHTVYTKPLLWGVVRCSTIFNLSWNVIFSVYVLYASQELKISASILGIIYGTLGVGYLFGSLLAQRAVRRFGVGPTIVGSATIAASGGLLAPLAVGSELGIALIMMLGQLLFGMGVSMWSISTISLRQVIVPDALQGRVNATVRFISWGSYPLGSLIGGMIGGAMGLRFALFAGGIGLLASACTLLFTPFLQLRVKSFHELTLDKDVSIKS, from the coding sequence ATGAGTAACAAGGTGGAAGGATTGTTAACTAACACAGATTTTCGCAGGCTCTGGATTGGGCAAACTGCATCACAGTTTGGAAGTCAGGTTGCATTATTAGGAATGCCATTAGTGGCAGCTCTCTATTTAGGGGCCAGTCCCATGCAAATGGGGTTGCTTGGTTTTGCCGAGTATGCGCCATTTATCATTTTCGGTTTGCTCGCTGGTGTATGGATAGACAGATTTCCCCGGCGACCCATTCTTGTCGCCGCTAACTTTTTCAGGGGTGCATTACTGCTCATTGTGCCGCTGACAGCCTTAATTGGATTCCTGAATATGACAGTGCTGTATTTGGTAGCCTTCATAGTGGGTATCTGTACTGTCTTTTTTGATGTTGCCTATACATCCTTTTTGCCTTCCATTGTGAGCAAGGAGCAGCTTGTTGATGGGAATAGCAAACTAGAGACAAGTAAATCTACCGCACAAATTGCTGGGCCGGGTTTATCAGGTGGATTGGAACAGCTAATCACCGCTCCTTTTGCAATATTGTTCACGTCGGTATCCTTTTTTGTATCCGCTGTGTACATAGCCCGGATTCGCAAGTTGGAGACAGTCGTGACAGATGCGAAAAAACCAAAAAACATGTGGCTGGAAATTAAAGAAGGGCTGCATACGGTTTACACAAAACCGTTGCTGTGGGGAGTGGTGCGCTGCTCAACAATCTTTAACCTTTCCTGGAATGTTATTTTTAGTGTTTATGTTCTATATGCATCGCAAGAACTCAAAATCAGTGCGAGCATTCTTGGCATCATTTATGGAACGCTTGGAGTAGGGTACCTATTTGGCTCTCTGCTTGCCCAAAGGGCTGTACGTCGTTTTGGAGTAGGCCCAACAATTGTAGGTTCCGCTACGATCGCAGCAAGTGGCGGTTTGCTTGCTCCATTAGCAGTAGGATCAGAATTAGGTATTGCGTTGATTATGATGCTCGGACAGCTTCTTTTCGGAATGGGTGTCTCAATGTGGAGCATTAGTACCATCAGTTTACGTCAAGTAATTGTACCCGATGCCCTGCAAGGTCGCGTAAATGCTACAGTTCGATTTATCTCGTGGGGTTCTTATCCGCTGGGTTCGTTAATTGGAGGGATGATAGGGGGGGCAATGGGTTTACGGTTCGCTTTATTTGCGGGTGGCATTGGATTGTTAGCTTCGGCTTGTACATTATTGTTCACCCCATTTTTACAACTACGTGTGAAATCATTTCATGAATTAACATTGGATAAAGATGTGTCTATAAAGAGCTAA
- a CDS encoding AAA family ATPase: protein MTEHREYYLSPGRQLTDAEKMLIWKKPLTHKVSEEERRISKEIKRNWNRGEMKIANILLEGDAGSGKTQLAKALSANFGLPYTKVTCFADMDKSDIIGAILPVISSERLEKMEPAEQTVWKALYESDGFQSITEILMDALGITQEQAALKMKQILKLAAENTDGEAVEYRFYPSEIVRAYQKGYLLEIQEPNVIRDAAVLMALNSALELDGSINLPTEIIRRHPDFIAVITTNRSYAGTRPLNEALRDRVQHTEKMDLPTKEIMIERVMAKTGFQDEKVLGILADIIMILDKTARANAIKGVAGMRSFFYWADAIAGGASAKESLYHKVIYKITTDSEEIKLLEEALNNHGLIASLEEAQIELKKNENLTMP from the coding sequence ATGACTGAACATAGAGAATATTATTTGTCACCTGGAAGACAGCTGACTGATGCAGAAAAAATGCTTATTTGGAAAAAACCATTAACTCATAAGGTCAGCGAAGAAGAACGGCGCATTAGTAAAGAAATAAAGCGCAACTGGAATCGCGGGGAAATGAAAATCGCCAATATTTTGTTGGAAGGTGACGCCGGTTCTGGTAAAACACAACTAGCAAAAGCATTATCGGCTAATTTCGGTCTGCCGTATACAAAAGTGACTTGTTTTGCTGATATGGATAAATCGGATATTATTGGCGCTATTTTGCCGGTGATTTCTTCTGAACGTTTAGAGAAAATGGAGCCTGCGGAGCAAACCGTATGGAAAGCACTATATGAAAGCGATGGTTTTCAAAGCATAACTGAAATTTTGATGGACGCACTAGGGATTACACAGGAACAGGCTGCCTTAAAGATGAAGCAAATACTGAAGCTTGCAGCGGAGAACACCGATGGAGAAGCGGTTGAGTACCGATTTTACCCTTCGGAGATCGTCAGAGCCTATCAAAAAGGTTATCTTCTGGAAATCCAAGAACCAAACGTTATTCGTGATGCTGCGGTGTTAATGGCATTAAACTCTGCCTTGGAGCTGGATGGCAGCATCAATCTTCCAACCGAGATCATACGCAGGCACCCAGACTTCATAGCGGTTATCACAACAAACCGCAGTTATGCGGGAACCAGACCGTTAAACGAAGCGCTGCGCGACAGGGTTCAGCATACGGAAAAGATGGACCTGCCGACCAAAGAAATCATGATAGAACGTGTGATGGCCAAAACCGGTTTTCAAGATGAAAAGGTGTTGGGTATTTTAGCGGATATCATTATGATTTTGGACAAAACAGCCCGGGCCAATGCGATCAAGGGCGTGGCTGGAATGCGTTCATTTTTCTACTGGGCAGATGCGATTGCTGGAGGAGCTTCCGCAAAAGAATCCCTTTATCATAAGGTCATCTACAAGATAACAACTGATTCGGAAGAAATTAAACTTTTGGAAGAAGCACTTAACAATCATGGATTGATTGCCAGCTTAGAAGAAGCACAGATTGAACTAAAAAAAAACGAAAATCTGACGATGCCATAG
- a CDS encoding SMI1/KNR4 family protein: MNFYEWKQRIEIIAHRIREIGGDVQEIRMEEPASEEQVAEIERTLGFPLPTSFKKTLVEFSSSFSFRWFVPDDFELPGKFRGIFGGTPHWGLNLIQEFDGERKGWAENVFTNREDEYDAVWHNKLAFLAVGNGDYIAFDLNGNDDPPVVYLSHDDGEGHGYIIGENFRDFMDKWSRIAFVGAEDWQWIPFTMNINSGIVPDGEAANEFRSIMKLDRL, encoded by the coding sequence TTGAATTTTTACGAATGGAAGCAACGTATCGAAATCATTGCTCATCGAATAAGAGAAATTGGCGGAGATGTTCAAGAAATACGGATGGAAGAGCCTGCTTCAGAAGAGCAAGTTGCAGAAATTGAAAGAACGTTAGGATTTCCTTTGCCTACGAGTTTTAAAAAGACACTAGTAGAATTCTCTTCAAGTTTCAGTTTTCGATGGTTTGTGCCGGATGACTTCGAGCTTCCTGGAAAATTCAGAGGAATATTTGGCGGCACTCCGCATTGGGGACTGAATCTGATCCAGGAATTTGACGGGGAAAGAAAAGGGTGGGCGGAGAATGTCTTCACGAATAGGGAAGATGAATACGACGCTGTTTGGCACAATAAATTAGCCTTTCTTGCGGTTGGAAATGGCGATTATATAGCGTTTGATTTGAATGGAAATGATGACCCTCCCGTAGTTTATCTGAGTCACGATGATGGAGAAGGTCATGGCTATATCATTGGGGAGAATTTCCGTGATTTTATGGATAAATGGTCGAGAATAGCTTTTGTTGGCGCTGAAGACTGGCAATGGATTCCCTTTACAATGAATATAAACAGTGGCATTGTTCCTGATGGAGAAGCAGCTAATGAATTCAGATCCATCATGAAACTAGATCGATTGTAG
- a CDS encoding DUF6530 family protein: MKIPTTLKHKPVVVSENYDRIDGRLARNTDAKGLSLGLTQSNDRGKTNLSAKVWRYTGENWSSQSEELPLHRVLDMSILICRSLVHFREAYRYEHFYDPHEPIIDRVALQGDAMTVAICTDNERINEDIKLFSQALSDDDEMISERLRMLSKILKDMGY; encoded by the coding sequence ATGAAAATACCTACTACCTTAAAACACAAACCTGTAGTCGTGTCGGAAAACTATGATCGGATTGACGGCCGATTAGCCAGGAACACAGATGCGAAAGGTCTTTCTCTGGGATTGACCCAGTCGAACGACAGAGGAAAGACCAATCTTTCTGCCAAAGTATGGAGATACACGGGAGAAAACTGGTCAAGTCAATCGGAGGAACTGCCTCTCCATCGCGTTCTTGATATGTCCATTCTGATTTGTCGGTCTTTGGTACATTTTCGCGAAGCATACAGATATGAGCATTTTTATGACCCGCATGAGCCCATCATCGACCGGGTTGCCCTGCAAGGGGATGCAATGACCGTAGCGATATGTACGGACAATGAGAGAATTAATGAAGATATTAAGCTGTTCAGCCAAGCTCTGAGCGACGACGATGAGATGATCAGCGAACGTCTGCGCATGTTATCTAAAATTTTAAAGGATATGGGGTATTGA
- a CDS encoding stalk domain-containing protein, giving the protein MRKIISGLLVGAMVSSAGVVSAAQPITLVMNGQVGKIDASPQIIKGRAFVPVRAVAEELGATVKWDAANRAVHVITGEQKKDVSLEMSKNESSAQAMRLVINGKEVKSGVSPKMIKDKAWVPARDLAEGLGSGVQWNTSQQSVWITNKIVNPSAKDFNGQAMITFSYDDGLDTFYDFALPLHEKYGIPATDNIIAGRIKDGARTMYLDADQIRDMYDRGVEIGSHSFSHADGLTTLSDEDLDFELRESKAVLEQIVPKVQTIGIPFSMYDKRVKASVKKYYKAARNFEHLQNDVPSADKLWLHTAIAVTNETTFDQIKLRIDEAVKNKQWCIIMLHGIDPDNRDLYEIKPALLEKVLAYVASLGRDKILPVNTIDGVSLAVK; this is encoded by the coding sequence ATGCGAAAGATCATTTCTGGGTTGCTGGTTGGAGCGATGGTTTCTTCAGCCGGGGTAGTATCTGCCGCACAACCTATTACACTGGTGATGAACGGTCAAGTGGGGAAAATAGATGCTTCTCCACAAATCATAAAAGGGAGGGCGTTCGTTCCCGTTCGCGCAGTGGCCGAGGAATTGGGGGCTACCGTGAAATGGGATGCTGCCAATCGAGCTGTTCACGTGATCACAGGAGAACAGAAAAAGGATGTTTCCTTAGAAATGAGCAAGAATGAATCATCAGCGCAAGCAATGAGACTCGTCATCAACGGGAAAGAGGTAAAATCCGGGGTTTCACCCAAAATGATAAAGGACAAAGCATGGGTACCTGCTAGGGATTTGGCTGAAGGATTGGGGAGTGGGGTTCAGTGGAATACATCCCAACAATCGGTATGGATTACAAACAAGATCGTCAATCCTTCGGCCAAGGACTTCAACGGACAAGCCATGATTACGTTCTCTTATGATGACGGATTGGATACCTTTTATGATTTTGCTTTGCCGTTGCACGAAAAATACGGAATTCCAGCAACCGACAATATCATTGCCGGAAGGATTAAAGACGGTGCTCGGACGATGTATCTTGATGCCGATCAAATTAGAGATATGTACGATCGCGGGGTCGAAATCGGTTCTCACAGTTTTTCTCATGCGGACGGGTTAACGACTCTTTCGGATGAAGATTTGGACTTTGAATTGAGAGAAAGTAAAGCGGTGTTGGAACAGATTGTCCCAAAGGTTCAAACGATCGGGATCCCGTTTTCTATGTATGACAAGCGAGTAAAAGCTTCAGTGAAAAAATACTATAAAGCAGCGAGAAATTTTGAACACCTGCAGAACGACGTTCCATCTGCAGACAAACTATGGCTGCATACAGCAATTGCCGTAACCAATGAGACGACTTTCGATCAAATTAAACTGCGAATTGATGAGGCTGTAAAAAACAAGCAATGGTGCATCATCATGTTGCACGGTATCGACCCGGATAACAGAGACCTGTATGAAATTAAGCCAGCGTTGCTGGAGAAGGTTCTCGCCTATGTTGCGAGTTTGGGGAGAGATAAAATATTGCCGGTCAACACGATAGATGGAGTGTCACTTGCCGTGAAGTAG
- a CDS encoding NAD(P)-dependent alcohol dehydrogenase, with protein MKAIVYERYGPPNVLQLREVAKPVPKDDEILIKVYAATAAAGDWRLRKADPFLVRLFNGLRRPKRIKILGFELAGVVESTGSGVTQFKPGDAVYAACGMDFGAYAEYKCMPENGCVALKPTNMTFEEAAAVPVGAYTALQFLRKGNIQNSRRVLVYGASGSVGTNAVQLAKHFGAEVTGVCSTSNVELVRSLGADRVIDYTKEKFENDGPAYDIIFDTVGKSPFKACVERLTPTGFYLRAVHMSPLPVVRGLWVKLTSGKNVIGGTSKENAEDLMYLKGLIEAGKLRSVIDRSYPLEQASEAHYYVEQGHKIGNVVLIVR; from the coding sequence ATGAAAGCGATCGTATATGAGCGTTACGGACCTCCAAATGTACTGCAGCTGCGGGAGGTCGCCAAGCCGGTACCGAAGGACGACGAGATATTGATTAAAGTCTATGCTGCAACCGCTGCAGCAGGGGATTGGCGCTTACGCAAGGCAGATCCTTTCCTGGTGCGGCTGTTCAACGGTCTGCGGAGACCGAAGCGAATCAAGATTCTCGGATTCGAATTGGCGGGCGTGGTCGAATCAACGGGCAGCGGCGTTACTCAGTTCAAGCCGGGGGATGCCGTCTATGCCGCCTGCGGAATGGACTTCGGCGCGTATGCCGAATACAAATGCATGCCTGAGAACGGCTGCGTTGCGCTCAAGCCAACGAACATGACGTTCGAGGAGGCGGCAGCAGTTCCGGTCGGTGCCTATACTGCCTTGCAATTTCTCCGGAAGGGCAATATCCAGAACAGTAGGCGCGTGCTCGTCTACGGCGCCTCCGGCAGCGTCGGGACGAATGCGGTGCAGCTCGCCAAGCATTTCGGTGCGGAGGTAACCGGAGTATGCAGCACGTCTAATGTGGAATTGGTGAGATCGCTGGGAGCCGACCGAGTCATCGATTATACGAAAGAAAAGTTTGAAAATGACGGTCCGGCCTACGATATCATTTTCGATACGGTCGGAAAGAGTCCGTTCAAGGCTTGCGTCGAGCGTCTGACACCAACCGGCTTCTACCTGAGAGCGGTACATATGAGCCCACTGCCGGTAGTTCGTGGGCTATGGGTCAAATTAACGAGCGGCAAGAACGTGATCGGCGGAACATCGAAGGAAAACGCGGAAGACTTGATGTATCTGAAGGGGCTGATCGAGGCAGGCAAGCTGCGCTCGGTCATCGACCGCAGTTATCCGCTGGAGCAAGCGTCGGAGGCCCACTACTATGTAGAGCAGGGCCATAAGATAGGCAACGTGGTGTTAATTGTTCGATAA
- a CDS encoding glycine zipper domain-containing protein — protein sequence MAEGKDRFQKDAEDVDNNNASEAVGTTGGAIAGAAAGSVFGPLGTVAGAVVGGVVGNKAGDVVDNSVDEVDQNREE from the coding sequence ATGGCTGAAGGCAAAGATCGTTTTCAAAAGGATGCCGAAGATGTGGATAACAATAATGCATCAGAAGCAGTAGGTACGACAGGTGGTGCAATCGCAGGTGCTGCCGCAGGTTCCGTTTTTGGGCCTCTAGGTACCGTTGCAGGTGCTGTTGTTGGTGGTGTGGTAGGGAATAAAGCTGGTGACGTTGTTGATAATTCTGTCGACGAAGTTGACCAAAACCGGGAAGAATAA
- a CDS encoding MFS transporter: MFSNRYVRTIILSRVLLQLGIWIRNYAVLLFVSELTNNNPVYVSLISVVEFAPIFLFGLIGGTFADRWRPKRTMVWSDLLSALSVGAVLLALTNGGWIALLIGTFISASLSQFSQPSAMKLYKRHVPVEQLQGVMAMSQTLVAVFMVLGPVIGTFIFIQFGINASLILTAVLFLCSSLVLATLPRDAEEPKSGDAGGFIKELKAGLRYIGSNQSLRTLCLTFSAVGLASGLTQPLQIFLVIENLGQDKQFLQWLVMTNGAAMLAGGAVIIGMSKKVRPQLLLLLGLLVTAVCTIGIGASTMIWLTIILLVISGFFFPCIQSGIQTLIVRNTEGAFIGRVSGAIMPVFMGMMVIGMFISGYLKDTFSLVAVYAVSGVLIIIGASLLFPLMVQKRSKDEKRTAL, encoded by the coding sequence ATGTTTTCTAATCGTTATGTTCGAACGATTATCCTCTCCCGAGTGCTGTTGCAGTTGGGGATTTGGATCCGGAATTATGCCGTCCTTCTTTTTGTTAGCGAATTGACGAATAATAATCCGGTTTATGTATCTCTGATTTCGGTTGTGGAATTCGCTCCGATCTTTCTTTTCGGCCTTATTGGCGGGACCTTTGCCGACCGATGGCGGCCGAAGCGGACAATGGTTTGGAGCGATCTGCTGTCCGCCTTGTCCGTTGGGGCTGTACTGCTTGCACTCACGAACGGTGGATGGATTGCACTTCTCATCGGAACATTTATTTCCGCCAGCCTGTCTCAATTTTCTCAGCCTTCGGCCATGAAACTGTACAAGCGGCATGTGCCAGTTGAACAACTGCAGGGCGTGATGGCAATGTCCCAAACTCTTGTTGCTGTCTTTATGGTTTTAGGTCCGGTCATCGGCACGTTTATTTTCATACAGTTTGGAATTAATGCCTCCCTGATTCTGACGGCCGTTCTGTTCTTATGTTCTTCCCTTGTATTAGCGACGCTTCCCCGTGACGCTGAGGAACCGAAGTCTGGCGATGCAGGCGGCTTCATAAAGGAGTTGAAGGCTGGTCTGCGCTATATCGGGTCCAATCAATCTTTACGAACACTATGCTTGACTTTCTCAGCTGTCGGATTGGCGTCAGGACTGACTCAGCCGCTTCAAATCTTCCTTGTCATCGAGAATTTGGGACAGGACAAACAATTTCTGCAGTGGTTGGTTATGACCAATGGGGCAGCCATGTTGGCAGGAGGAGCTGTCATAATAGGGATGTCCAAAAAGGTGAGGCCACAGCTGTTGCTCTTGTTAGGCTTGCTTGTCACTGCCGTTTGTACGATTGGAATAGGCGCTTCTACAATGATTTGGCTGACAATTATTCTGTTGGTGATCAGCGGTTTCTTTTTCCCTTGTATTCAAAGCGGAATCCAGACGCTTATTGTACGTAACACAGAAGGGGCATTTATTGGCCGGGTATCTGGAGCGATCATGCCTGTTTTTATGGGGATGATGGTGATTGGCATGTTTATATCCGGCTATCTGAAGGATACGTTTTCCCTGGTTGCGGTATATGCGGTGAGCGGAGTTTTGATTATTATCGGTGCGTCTTTGCTGTTCCCTCTTATGGTTCAGAAAAGGAGCAAAGATGAGAAACGCACAGCATTATGA
- a CDS encoding MFS transporter produces the protein MLQNRYVRTIILSRAFLQLGIWIRNFAILLYVTDLTHNDPLYVSLISVVEYAPIFLFAIIGGTFADRWKPRRTMINCDLLSGLSLFAVLIALVYGSWHALLVSTLFSAIMSQFSQPSAMKLFKQHVPPEQLQSVMAMFQSMMAVFMVIGPVIGTYIYQQYGIEVSIALTGFLFFTSALVLMLLPRDAQAEEGSTKKPNFKQELVEGLRYVWDNRVLRTLGGTFAVAGMAVGLIQPLIIFVAIENLAMGKEFMRWLLMANGAAMLVGGAIIMSAAKKVKPQTLLAVGLLVSTVCTIGIGWSHSIWITLILEALSGLFYPCIHVGINTMIMQNTEVDFVGRVGGALSPVFMGMMVVGMSTSGLVKDGLSLAAVFSGSGLLFLVGALLLLPLMQKSKEAKVGQVTSK, from the coding sequence TTGTTGCAAAATCGCTACGTCCGCACGATCATCCTGTCCCGTGCATTTTTACAGCTCGGGATCTGGATACGAAATTTTGCCATTCTTTTGTATGTGACGGATCTGACTCACAATGATCCCTTGTACGTGTCGCTCATCTCGGTTGTCGAGTATGCGCCCATATTTCTGTTCGCCATTATCGGGGGGACATTCGCTGATCGATGGAAGCCGAGGCGCACGATGATCAACTGTGACCTGTTGTCGGGTCTTTCGCTGTTTGCTGTACTGATCGCTCTCGTGTACGGCTCCTGGCACGCGTTGTTAGTGTCTACTTTGTTTTCTGCGATCATGTCCCAGTTTTCGCAGCCATCTGCCATGAAGTTGTTCAAGCAGCACGTACCGCCCGAGCAGCTCCAGAGCGTCATGGCGATGTTCCAGTCGATGATGGCAGTCTTCATGGTCATCGGCCCGGTAATTGGTACGTACATCTATCAGCAGTACGGGATCGAGGTTTCCATTGCGTTAACAGGTTTCTTGTTTTTTACATCCGCACTCGTTTTGATGCTGCTCCCACGGGATGCTCAAGCGGAAGAAGGCTCGACAAAGAAACCAAATTTCAAGCAGGAGCTAGTGGAAGGTCTTCGGTACGTCTGGGATAACCGCGTGCTGAGGACGTTGGGGGGAACCTTTGCGGTAGCTGGCATGGCTGTAGGTCTCATCCAACCCCTGATCATCTTTGTGGCCATTGAGAACTTGGCGATGGGAAAAGAGTTTATGCGTTGGCTGCTCATGGCCAATGGAGCGGCGATGCTGGTTGGCGGAGCGATCATCATGAGCGCCGCGAAAAAAGTGAAGCCCCAGACCTTGCTCGCAGTGGGACTACTGGTGAGCACGGTATGTACGATTGGAATTGGATGGTCACACTCCATCTGGATTACGCTAATTCTGGAGGCGCTCAGCGGTTTGTTCTATCCATGCATTCATGTAGGGATCAATACGATGATTATGCAAAATACGGAGGTCGACTTTGTTGGGCGGGTCGGAGGAGCTCTTTCACCTGTGTTTATGGGGATGATGGTCGTAGGGATGTCGACGTCAGGACTTGTGAAAGATGGTCTTTCGTTGGCGGCAGTCTTTTCAGGAAGTGGTCTACTGTTTTTGGTGGGGGCGCTGCTGTTGCTTCCATTGATGCAAAAAAGCAAAGAAGCAAAGGTGGGGCAGGTCACCAGTAAATAG